One Estrella lausannensis DNA window includes the following coding sequences:
- a CDS encoding amino acid permease: protein MSTELKGSKQGSVIGTILLIGGSCIGAGMLGLPLSSAMTGFWPSTLMFILTCLFMVSTGVLLLETTLFFKGEVNLISMAGKTLGKGAKRAVFALFIFLFYSLIVAYSAGSGALFADFCEQFLGIRPEEWVGGALFNLLFGFLVYMGTGAVDRVNRLLMGGLIISYLALVYLGIEFVDPDKLKVANWGNALWTLPVMVISFGYHNLVPSLSRYLGHDAPRIRFAIFAGCLLPLAAYMLWDYLILGIIPLERFKEAAEGGRMVTHSFREVVGEASVVQIAEYFAFFAIVTSFIGVALSFVDFLSDAFQVKKTPSSRFLITLLALLPPYIFSLVYPKIFLMALDAAGGFGAVILFGIIPAMMVWSGRYRKKLWEKPLLPFGRLGLLLVIFFSLVVFVVELISAVQGRGF, encoded by the coding sequence ATGAGCACTGAGTTAAAGGGTTCAAAACAAGGGAGCGTTATCGGGACAATCCTCTTGATTGGCGGGTCTTGTATTGGGGCGGGGATGCTTGGACTGCCTCTATCCTCCGCGATGACCGGTTTTTGGCCGTCAACGTTGATGTTTATCCTGACATGCCTCTTCATGGTATCGACGGGAGTGCTTCTGCTTGAGACCACTCTTTTTTTTAAGGGAGAGGTCAATTTGATCTCGATGGCAGGAAAAACCTTGGGAAAGGGGGCTAAAAGGGCTGTTTTTGCCCTGTTCATATTCCTGTTTTACTCGCTGATCGTTGCCTATTCGGCAGGCAGTGGCGCCCTTTTTGCCGATTTTTGCGAACAATTTTTGGGTATACGGCCTGAGGAGTGGGTTGGAGGAGCTCTTTTCAATCTTCTTTTTGGTTTTTTAGTCTATATGGGAACCGGGGCTGTAGACCGGGTGAATCGGCTGCTCATGGGTGGATTGATCATCAGTTATCTAGCTTTAGTCTATCTGGGTATTGAATTTGTCGATCCGGACAAGCTTAAAGTGGCCAACTGGGGAAATGCTTTGTGGACGCTGCCGGTGATGGTGATCTCGTTTGGATATCACAACTTAGTACCGAGCCTTTCCCGGTATCTTGGCCATGATGCACCGCGCATCCGGTTTGCCATTTTTGCCGGCTGTCTACTCCCGCTTGCTGCTTACATGCTGTGGGATTATCTCATTTTGGGGATCATCCCCTTGGAGCGCTTCAAAGAGGCGGCCGAAGGGGGGAGGATGGTCACTCACTCGTTTAGGGAAGTGGTTGGGGAAGCTTCTGTGGTGCAGATTGCGGAGTATTTTGCCTTTTTTGCGATCGTCACCTCATTCATTGGCGTTGCCCTCAGCTTTGTCGACTTTTTGTCGGATGCCTTTCAGGTGAAGAAAACACCTTCTTCCCGCTTTCTTATCACCCTGCTAGCTTTGTTACCCCCCTATATCTTCTCGCTTGTGTATCCCAAGATTTTTTTGATGGCGCTGGACGCTGCCGGTGGCTTTGGCGCGGTAATCCTTTTCGGAATCATCCCCGCCATGATGGTGTGGTCCGGCAGATATCGGAAAAAACTATGGGAAAAGCCCTTGCTTCCCTTTGGCCGGCTGGGGCTTCTTCTGGTAATATTCTTCAGTCTGGTGGTATTTGTAGTTGAGTTGATTTCCGCTGTGCAGGGAAGGGGTTTTTAG
- a CDS encoding FAD-dependent thymidylate synthase, translating to MLDDYEDFNDEQINTLDRYVTNTKGHVFALKNLPEVIKGALFSRYSRSSLGLRSLLIKEFISNEDESQFQFIAGQRNDTGNAEQAGAIKKAQNFYDRILDGYGDDSIGELGGAHLAIENVSMLAAKEVEDSRIGGSPLEKSTRYIYFDQKVKGEYLFYREPILMTSAWRGLYIDTCNMLFETYGRLIPVLTKMIEATFPKDPAASKAAYTAALRAKVLDCLRGLLPAGTLTNMGIFGNGRFFEGLIHKLHCHSLAEMQELGKRSHEELSKVIPSFVRRSDLLHHTHQAFERYAINVESQIKNATKEYTAFPDRSMEPGVFLVDSDQEAELNVAAAILFAHSNKSIEDIKTFLRGQGKDEIERILEAAAASREHRRHKSPRALEHAFFTFDITADFGAYRDLHRHRMLTQERQLLSCDYGYCIPPEIEGTELEADYVRAMEQAKEAFDTIRQEFPEEAQYIVPMAYHVRWYFKINLRGLQWLTELRSAAAGHPNYRYIAQRMAKLVAERHPLFERFFKFVDFNGYDLGRLGQEERRIAKQGFVDNR from the coding sequence ACGTTACTCAAGGTCCAGCCTGGGTCTAAGGTCACTTTTAATCAAAGAATTCATCTCGAACGAAGACGAATCCCAGTTTCAGTTCATCGCCGGTCAAAGAAACGATACCGGCAATGCCGAACAGGCGGGGGCAATTAAGAAGGCTCAGAATTTCTACGATCGCATCCTGGATGGATATGGAGATGACTCCATCGGCGAGCTGGGCGGTGCGCATTTGGCAATCGAAAACGTTTCCATGCTTGCGGCCAAAGAGGTTGAAGACAGCCGCATTGGCGGATCACCCCTGGAGAAGTCAACACGCTATATCTATTTTGATCAAAAGGTAAAAGGCGAATACCTCTTTTACCGAGAGCCGATTTTGATGACCAGTGCCTGGAGAGGCCTCTACATCGATACCTGCAACATGCTGTTTGAGACCTATGGCAGGTTGATTCCTGTTTTGACTAAGATGATCGAGGCGACCTTTCCGAAAGATCCGGCTGCTTCGAAAGCCGCTTACACTGCAGCTTTGAGAGCGAAGGTGCTCGACTGCTTGAGAGGGCTTCTTCCGGCAGGAACCTTGACTAACATGGGAATTTTTGGCAACGGCCGCTTTTTTGAGGGATTGATTCACAAGCTGCATTGCCACAGCCTGGCCGAGATGCAGGAGTTGGGCAAGAGGTCACACGAGGAGCTTTCCAAAGTGATTCCTTCCTTTGTGCGCCGGTCGGATCTTTTGCATCACACCCATCAGGCATTTGAGCGGTATGCTATCAACGTTGAAAGTCAGATCAAAAATGCGACGAAAGAGTACACAGCTTTCCCGGACCGCTCCATGGAGCCGGGGGTCTTTTTGGTGGACAGCGACCAAGAAGCTGAACTCAACGTGGCTGCGGCTATCTTATTTGCCCACTCCAACAAGAGCATTGAGGATATCAAAACGTTCTTGAGGGGCCAGGGAAAGGATGAGATCGAGAGGATATTAGAAGCGGCCGCAGCATCCAGGGAGCACAGAAGACACAAATCCCCAAGAGCCTTGGAGCATGCATTCTTCACCTTCGACATCACAGCGGATTTCGGCGCTTACCGTGACTTGCACCGTCACCGGATGCTGACGCAGGAGAGGCAGCTTCTGTCTTGCGACTATGGCTATTGCATACCCCCTGAAATTGAAGGAACCGAGCTGGAAGCCGACTATGTGCGTGCGATGGAGCAGGCTAAAGAGGCGTTTGACACCATCCGGCAGGAGTTTCCAGAAGAGGCTCAGTATATTGTTCCCATGGCTTATCATGTACGCTGGTATTTCAAGATCAATCTTCGCGGCCTTCAGTGGCTTACCGAATTGCGTTCGGCCGCTGCCGGACATCCCAATTATCGCTACATTGCCCAAAGAATGGCTAAGCTGGTAGCCGAGCGCCACCCCCTCTTCGAGAGGTTTTTTAAATTCGTCGATTTCAATGGCTATGATCTTGGCCGATTGGGACAAGAGGAGAGACGGATAGCCAAGCAAGGTTTCGTTGACAACCGCTAG